One Glycine soja cultivar W05 chromosome 2, ASM419377v2, whole genome shotgun sequence genomic region harbors:
- the LOC114387262 gene encoding pentatricopeptide repeat-containing protein At1g26460, mitochondrial-like isoform X1 has protein sequence MASQMAILFRTRTLLSSKPTTTLIKTITTFPFLSQEPQLVDPTPPPSSSSTPLPPNPASGSPLYHENWRSPIPPPPSSAGTSHALSPVGFYNRATSDTYDPRALLDLFGDWMASQQWHDVKFLFESWVRSLDKTGKPNKPDVNLFNHYLRANLMLGASAAELLDLVAQMAEFDNVAPNTASFNLVLKAMCQAKETLAADKLLQRMLQSGNDALPDDESYDLVIGMLFSMGQIDTAFKYIDLILKSGNVLSMKVFMNCVGSCVNKGRLDTLVTIIERCRASDQNKALCPNWDLCNFIVEIATREDNSKLSFYGLEFMAKWIVKGERQRPPIYLSVDEGLVLSALLTAGRTYNSDLLVASWAVLDRSLRKKKVPNPESYLGKIYALASLGNLQKAFGTLNEYEAAYGDSGQEAEDLFCPFTSLHPLVVACSKKGFETLDNVYFQLENLNRAEPPYKSVAALNCVILGCANIWDLDRAYQTFESIGSTFGLIPDIHSYNGLMYAFGKLKKTHEATRVFEHLVSLGLKPNAKSYSLLVDAHLINRDVKSALAVIDDMRAAGYEPSKEVLKKVRRRCMREMDNESDARVQSLVNSLNYRLGSENRRDILFNLNYSSMGYA, from the exons ATGGCGTCGCAAATGGCGATCCTCTTCCGCACGCGCACCCTCCTCTCCTCCAAACCCACCACCACCCTCATCAAAACCATTACCACATTCCCCTTCCTCTCACAAGAACCCCAATTAGTGGACCCCACTCCACCcccctcttcctcttcaaccCCTCTCCCTCCCAACCCCGCCTCCGGCAGCCCCCTCTACCACGAAAACTGGCGCAGCCCAATCCCGCCACCACCCTCCTCCGCCGGCACCTCCCATGCGCTCTCCCCCGTGGGCTTCTACAACCGCGCCACCTCGGACACCTACGACCCCCGCGCCCTCCTCGACCTCTTCGGCGATTGGATGGCCTCGCAGCAGTGGCACGACGTCAAATTCCTCTTCGAGTCATGGGTCCGCTCCCTCGACAAGACCGGCAAACCTAACAAGCCCGATGTGAATCTCTTTAACCATTACCTACGCGCCAACCTCATGCTCGGCGCCTCCGCCGCGGAGCTCCTCGATCTCGTCGCGCAGATGGCGGAGTTCGACAACGTCGCCCCCAACACCGCCTCCTTCAACCTCGTCCTCAAGGCCATGTGCCAGGCCAAGGAAACCCTCGCCGCCGATAAATTGCTCCAACG GATGTTGCAGTCAGGAAATGATGCTCTCCCTGATGACGAATCGTATGACTTAGTCATTGGAATGCTCTTTTCCATGGGCCAGATTGACACTGCATTTAAATATAtagatttaattttgaaatctgGTAATGTGTTGTCAATGAAGGTTTTTATGAACTGTGTGGGGAGTTGTGTTAATAAGGGAAGGCTTGATACATTGGTGACAATAATTGAAAGGTGCAGG GCATCAGATCAAAACAAAGCTCTTTGCCCCAACTGGGACTTGTGCAATTTTATTGTTGAAATCGCAACTCGAGAGGATAATAGCAAATTAAGTTTTTATGGCCTGGAGTTTATGGCTAAATGGATTGTAAAGGGTGAACGTCAAAGACCCCCTATATATCTTTCTGTAGATGAAGGTTTAGTACTGTCAGCTCTTTTGACTGCTGGTAGAACCTATAATTCTGATCTGCTAGTGGCATCATGGGCTGTTTTGGACCGCTCATTGCGTAAAAAGAAAGTTCCTAATCCAGAGTCCTATCTTGGAAAGATATACGCGCTTGCGTCATTGGGGAATCTACAAAAGGCTTTTGGTACTCTAAATGAATATGAGGCAGCTTATGGAGACTCTGGTCAAGAAGCTGAAGACTTGTTCTGCCCATTTACTTCTTTACATCCATTGGTTGTGGCATGCTCCAAGAAGGGTTTTGAGACTCTAGATAAT GTTTATTTTCAACTGGAGAATTTAAACCGTGCAGAACCTCCTTATAAATCTGTTGCTGCACTAAACTGTGTCATTTTAGGATGTGCAAACATATGGGACCTTGATCGTGCTTACCAAACTTTTGAATCAATTGGATCTACTTTTGGGTTGATCCCTGACATTCATTCATACAATGGGTTGATGTATGCCTTTGGGAAGCTGAAGAAG ACACATGAAGCTACAAGGGTGTTTGAGCATCTAGTGAGTTTGGGTCTCAAGCCTAATGCAAAATCATATTCTCTTCTTGTTGATGCCCACCTCATTAACCGGGATGTCAAATCTGCTCTGGCAGTGATTGATGATATG AGAGCTGCTGGATATGAACCATCAAAAGAGGTGCTAAAAAAGGTCAGAAGGCGATGCATGCGAGAAATGGACAACGAAAGCGATGCCAGAGTGCAATCACTGGTTAATTCCTTGAATTACCGATTGGGTTCAGAAAACCGACGGGATATTCTGTTTAATCTTAATTACAGTAGTATGGGTTATGCTTGA
- the LOC114387262 gene encoding pentatricopeptide repeat-containing protein At1g26460, mitochondrial-like isoform X2 produces MASQMAILFRTRTLLSSKPTTTLIKTITTFPFLSQEPQLVDPTPPPSSSSTPLPPNPASGSPLYHENWRSPIPPPPSSAGTSHALSPVGFYNRATSDTYDPRALLDLFGDWMASQQWHDVKFLFESWVRSLDKTGKPNKPDVNLFNHYLRANLMLGASAAELLDLVAQMAEFDNVAPNTASFNLVLKAMCQAKETLAADKLLQRMLQSGNDALPDDESYDLVIGMLFSMGQIDTAFKYIDLILKSGNVLSMKVFMNCVGSCVNKGRLDTLVTIIERCRASDQNKALCPNWDLCNFIVEIATREDNSKLSFYGLEFMAKWIVKGERQRPPIYLSVDEGLVLSALLTAGRTYNSDLLVASWAVLDRSLRKKKVPNPESYLGKIYALASLGNLQKAFGTLNEYEAAYGDSGQEAEDLFCPFTSLHPLVVACSKKGFETLDNVYFQLENLNRAEPPYKSVAALNCVILGCANIWDLDRAYQTFESIGSTFGLIPDIHSYNGLMYAFGKLKKDDRKGCTCLVGS; encoded by the exons ATGGCGTCGCAAATGGCGATCCTCTTCCGCACGCGCACCCTCCTCTCCTCCAAACCCACCACCACCCTCATCAAAACCATTACCACATTCCCCTTCCTCTCACAAGAACCCCAATTAGTGGACCCCACTCCACCcccctcttcctcttcaaccCCTCTCCCTCCCAACCCCGCCTCCGGCAGCCCCCTCTACCACGAAAACTGGCGCAGCCCAATCCCGCCACCACCCTCCTCCGCCGGCACCTCCCATGCGCTCTCCCCCGTGGGCTTCTACAACCGCGCCACCTCGGACACCTACGACCCCCGCGCCCTCCTCGACCTCTTCGGCGATTGGATGGCCTCGCAGCAGTGGCACGACGTCAAATTCCTCTTCGAGTCATGGGTCCGCTCCCTCGACAAGACCGGCAAACCTAACAAGCCCGATGTGAATCTCTTTAACCATTACCTACGCGCCAACCTCATGCTCGGCGCCTCCGCCGCGGAGCTCCTCGATCTCGTCGCGCAGATGGCGGAGTTCGACAACGTCGCCCCCAACACCGCCTCCTTCAACCTCGTCCTCAAGGCCATGTGCCAGGCCAAGGAAACCCTCGCCGCCGATAAATTGCTCCAACG GATGTTGCAGTCAGGAAATGATGCTCTCCCTGATGACGAATCGTATGACTTAGTCATTGGAATGCTCTTTTCCATGGGCCAGATTGACACTGCATTTAAATATAtagatttaattttgaaatctgGTAATGTGTTGTCAATGAAGGTTTTTATGAACTGTGTGGGGAGTTGTGTTAATAAGGGAAGGCTTGATACATTGGTGACAATAATTGAAAGGTGCAGG GCATCAGATCAAAACAAAGCTCTTTGCCCCAACTGGGACTTGTGCAATTTTATTGTTGAAATCGCAACTCGAGAGGATAATAGCAAATTAAGTTTTTATGGCCTGGAGTTTATGGCTAAATGGATTGTAAAGGGTGAACGTCAAAGACCCCCTATATATCTTTCTGTAGATGAAGGTTTAGTACTGTCAGCTCTTTTGACTGCTGGTAGAACCTATAATTCTGATCTGCTAGTGGCATCATGGGCTGTTTTGGACCGCTCATTGCGTAAAAAGAAAGTTCCTAATCCAGAGTCCTATCTTGGAAAGATATACGCGCTTGCGTCATTGGGGAATCTACAAAAGGCTTTTGGTACTCTAAATGAATATGAGGCAGCTTATGGAGACTCTGGTCAAGAAGCTGAAGACTTGTTCTGCCCATTTACTTCTTTACATCCATTGGTTGTGGCATGCTCCAAGAAGGGTTTTGAGACTCTAGATAAT GTTTATTTTCAACTGGAGAATTTAAACCGTGCAGAACCTCCTTATAAATCTGTTGCTGCACTAAACTGTGTCATTTTAGGATGTGCAAACATATGGGACCTTGATCGTGCTTACCAAACTTTTGAATCAATTGGATCTACTTTTGGGTTGATCCCTGACATTCATTCATACAATGGGTTGATGTATGCCTTTGGGAAGCTGAAGAAG GATGATAGGAAAGGATGCACATGCTTGGTTGGAAGCTGA